One part of the Gemmatimonadaceae bacterium genome encodes these proteins:
- a CDS encoding NAD-dependent epimerase/dehydratase family protein yields the protein MAALDPRTLRVAPPAPAAKKILILGGTGFVGPHDVRAALARGHQVTIFNRGRSGPNLFGKDVEQLAGDRANNLDALRGRRWDAVIDESASQSTAPEWVKQSAGLLKDSTDQYLFISTRSVYQDTSRVPMTAAAPVLTLENSPIREGTPLPYGHAKAYAEKEAHAAMPGRVTVVRPGLIIGPEDDTDRFTYWPVRIARGGEVLVPGDGSDRVQIIDVRDLVDFCVKLVEDRTYGVFNAVAPHLGTPFRDFVNQVRAGVGSDPTFTWVDAEFLRANGANPYGRELPVFQVMQGRTAGFAQFDLTPEMKAGLRWRPMETTARDTLAWWRTLPAERQAAIRTGFTPEREKALLEAWKERGKGGHE from the coding sequence ATGGCTGCGCTCGACCCGCGCACGCTGCGCGTCGCACCGCCGGCCCCGGCGGCAAAGAAGATCCTGATCCTTGGCGGGACGGGGTTCGTCGGGCCGCACGATGTGCGCGCCGCGCTCGCGCGCGGACACCAGGTCACGATCTTCAACCGCGGGCGCAGCGGCCCCAACCTGTTCGGGAAGGACGTCGAGCAGCTCGCCGGTGACCGCGCGAACAATCTCGATGCGCTCCGCGGACGCAGGTGGGACGCCGTCATCGACGAGTCAGCCTCCCAGAGCACCGCCCCCGAGTGGGTCAAGCAATCGGCCGGGCTCCTCAAGGACTCCACCGACCAGTACCTCTTCATATCCACGCGGTCGGTGTATCAGGACACGAGCCGGGTGCCGATGACGGCGGCCGCTCCCGTGCTGACGCTCGAGAACTCGCCGATACGCGAGGGAACTCCGCTTCCCTACGGTCACGCCAAGGCGTACGCCGAGAAGGAGGCGCACGCGGCGATGCCGGGTCGCGTGACCGTGGTGCGCCCGGGCCTGATCATCGGCCCGGAGGACGATACGGATCGATTCACGTATTGGCCCGTCCGGATCGCCCGCGGCGGCGAGGTGCTGGTGCCGGGTGATGGGAGCGACCGCGTGCAGATCATCGACGTGCGTGATCTGGTGGACTTTTGCGTGAAGCTGGTCGAAGATCGCACCTACGGCGTCTTCAATGCGGTGGCGCCGCACCTCGGCACGCCGTTCCGCGACTTCGTGAACCAGGTCCGCGCCGGCGTGGGTTCGGACCCCACCTTCACGTGGGTGGATGCCGAGTTCCTGCGCGCCAACGGCGCGAATCCGTATGGCCGCGAGCTGCCGGTGTTTCAGGTGATGCAGGGTCGGACCGCCGGCTTCGCGCAGTTTGACCTCACGCCCGAGATGAAGGCCGGACTCCGGTGGCGCCCGATGGAGACGACCGCGCGCGACACGCTCGCGTGGTGGCGCACGCTTCCCGCCGAGCGCCAGGCGGCGATCAGGACCGGCTTCACACCGGAGCGTGAGAAGGCGCTGCTCGAAGCGTGGAAGGAGCGCGGGAAAGGAGGCCACGAGTAG
- a CDS encoding aminopeptidase P family protein → MASRRTFVREIGASIAAASLASEALAAEANDLQPRGSERLLVDNPHHPAPAPVGVDRLALSWYKARSQVLRERARARGAHAVLLQSDVNLVYFTGCFRGSGERTTWALMPVDERDTVYWFSPAIDRDLITSWWATENDYYFCYPHAEGGFPNRGELARGNRVDLWAWVLGKLGARGLGDRTIALDRELGPSAQRTWERVLPSAKAIDISDECLRLQVIKTPEEIALTQRAYRYFDKVHAFARDYILEHGTRTTDYQIGQALASYGINLMMRDVRRDGKPHSAVGMEVTGNYVRTGVATAYPHPNQFFHARVERGKPLYVNCDILLGGYGGEGYRNYILLPSTQQHDRMWQVVADTVQMITEETKPGAVCSEIAYKVHAYQIKQGMQEFIYHRPGHGQGQNFVGHQPPFLALGDDTVVEEGMTFSVEPGLYDEASGIGINPSDRLVVLRDRAVLMSRIPFSREWSYLRV, encoded by the coding sequence ATGGCTAGCCGTCGGACGTTCGTTCGCGAGATCGGCGCGTCGATCGCCGCCGCCTCGCTGGCCAGCGAAGCGTTGGCCGCAGAGGCAAACGACCTGCAGCCGCGGGGCTCCGAGCGCCTCCTGGTGGACAACCCGCACCATCCGGCGCCGGCACCCGTCGGCGTGGATCGGCTTGCGTTGTCGTGGTACAAGGCGCGGTCGCAGGTACTGCGGGAGCGGGCCAGGGCGCGGGGCGCGCACGCCGTGCTCCTGCAGAGCGACGTCAACCTGGTGTATTTCACCGGCTGCTTTCGCGGCAGCGGTGAACGTACGACCTGGGCCCTGATGCCGGTGGACGAACGCGACACGGTCTACTGGTTCTCGCCGGCGATCGACCGGGATCTCATCACGTCGTGGTGGGCGACGGAGAACGACTACTACTTCTGCTACCCTCACGCCGAGGGCGGCTTTCCGAACCGCGGCGAGCTGGCGCGTGGCAATCGCGTGGACTTGTGGGCCTGGGTGCTGGGCAAGCTGGGTGCGCGCGGGCTCGGCGATCGCACCATCGCGCTCGATCGCGAACTCGGGCCCTCTGCACAACGGACGTGGGAGCGCGTGCTCCCCTCGGCAAAGGCGATCGATATCTCCGACGAATGCCTGCGTCTGCAGGTGATCAAGACCCCGGAAGAGATCGCACTCACGCAGCGCGCGTATCGCTACTTCGACAAGGTGCATGCGTTCGCGCGCGACTACATCCTCGAACACGGTACGCGCACGACCGATTACCAGATCGGGCAGGCGCTCGCATCGTACGGCATCAACCTCATGATGCGGGATGTGAGGCGCGACGGCAAACCCCACAGTGCAGTCGGCATGGAGGTGACGGGCAATTACGTGCGCACCGGGGTGGCGACGGCCTATCCGCACCCGAACCAGTTCTTCCATGCCCGGGTGGAACGAGGCAAGCCGCTGTACGTGAACTGCGACATCCTGCTCGGCGGCTACGGTGGTGAGGGCTATCGCAACTACATCCTGCTCCCATCGACGCAGCAGCACGATCGCATGTGGCAGGTAGTGGCTGACACGGTCCAGATGATCACCGAGGAAACGAAACCGGGCGCCGTGTGTTCGGAGATCGCGTACAAGGTGCACGCGTACCAGATCAAGCAGGGGATGCAGGAGTTCATCTATCACCGGCCGGGGCACGGACAGGGGCAGAACTTCGTCGGCCACCAGCCGCCGTTTCTCGCGCTGGGCGACGACACGGTGGTCGAGGAGGGCATGACGTTCTCCGTCGAGCCCGGTCTCTACGACGAAGCCTCGGGGATCGGCATCAACCCGAGCGACCGCCTGGTGGTGCTCCGGGATCGTGCCGTGCTGATGAGTCGGATCCCGTTCAGCAGGGAGTGGAGCTATCTTCGCGTATAG
- a CDS encoding DoxX family protein codes for MPIRTDLALLVLRVVTGLTFMVHGHAKLFAMGHEGVTGFFTSLGIPLPGIAAWGVTILEFFGGLALAAGFLTRLLGVLFCIDMVGAIGFALWPKGFMGGFEFELLLGTASIALAFAGGGAYSLDSRLVARAKRADG; via the coding sequence ATGCCGATCAGGACTGATCTCGCACTCCTCGTGCTCCGTGTCGTCACGGGCCTGACGTTCATGGTGCACGGGCACGCCAAGCTGTTCGCCATGGGTCACGAGGGAGTCACGGGATTCTTCACCTCGCTGGGTATTCCGTTGCCGGGGATCGCGGCCTGGGGGGTGACCATTCTCGAGTTCTTTGGCGGCCTCGCCCTCGCCGCCGGGTTCCTGACCCGCCTGCTCGGTGTGCTCTTCTGCATCGACATGGTCGGCGCCATCGGTTTCGCCCTCTGGCCCAAGGGTTTCATGGGTGGTTTCGAGTTCGAACTCCTGCTGGGCACCGCGTCGATCGCACTCGCGTTCGCGGGTGGCGGCGCCTATTCGCTGGACAGCCGACTGGTCGCACGGGCGAAGCGAGCCGATGGCTAG
- the ligD gene encoding non-homologous end-joining DNA ligase, with translation MITHPEKLLFPADGITKGDVAAYYERVSPFLVPFARSRPVTMERFPRGIGEEGFMQKNVEKGFPAWLERVTVPKQGGVVNYPLITDHRSLMWVVNQNTITPHVWVSRAPALDLTDLLVFDLDPSVDDARMLRTATLGLRALLEELGVPTGIKTSGSKGYHIVVPIEPTPAGEAGRFADAVGALATARDPERFTLAFAKKDRGHRIFMDTGRNHPGATFACVYALRPRPGAPVSAPCTWEEFERGDAPPQRFTLRDMNARLDAVGDLWSTLWDGASSLAEPAKRLRALKDTSR, from the coding sequence ATGATCACGCACCCCGAGAAGCTGCTGTTCCCGGCGGATGGCATCACCAAGGGTGATGTCGCGGCGTACTACGAGCGGGTCTCGCCATTCCTCGTGCCGTTTGCCCGAAGTCGACCGGTCACCATGGAGCGCTTTCCTCGCGGAATCGGCGAGGAGGGCTTCATGCAGAAGAACGTCGAGAAGGGATTCCCGGCCTGGCTCGAGCGGGTCACGGTGCCAAAGCAGGGGGGCGTGGTGAACTATCCGCTCATCACCGACCATCGGTCGCTCATGTGGGTCGTGAATCAGAACACGATCACCCCGCACGTGTGGGTGTCACGCGCGCCCGCGCTCGATCTGACCGACCTGCTGGTGTTCGACCTCGATCCCTCCGTCGATGACGCGCGCATGTTGCGGACCGCGACGCTGGGACTTCGAGCGCTGCTGGAGGAACTCGGCGTGCCGACGGGAATCAAGACCTCCGGCTCCAAGGGGTACCACATCGTGGTGCCGATCGAGCCGACGCCCGCGGGTGAGGCTGGCCGTTTCGCGGACGCGGTGGGGGCGCTGGCGACGGCGCGCGATCCCGAGCGCTTCACGCTGGCGTTTGCGAAGAAGGACCGCGGCCATCGCATCTTCATGGACACCGGTCGGAATCATCCCGGCGCGACGTTCGCGTGCGTGTACGCATTGCGTCCGCGACCGGGTGCCCCCGTGTCCGCGCCATGCACCTGGGAGGAGTTCGAGCGCGGCGACGCACCGCCGCAGCGCTTCACGTTGCGCGACATGAACGCGCGGCTCGATGCCGTTGGCGACCTGTGGTCGACCCTGTGGGACGGCGCGTCGTCGCTCGCAGAACCTGCGAAGCGGCTCCGCGCGCTCAAGGACACTTCCAGGTAG
- a CDS encoding ATP-dependent DNA ligase, with protein MTVPEWLEPMAATLTQERFSGDAWTFERKFDGIRLMAHKAGDDVTLLSRNRLTHHHPTIVAAIRALPASELILDGEAMGVWGKAAAFGYHVFDVLWLDGRAVTGLPLDARRALLDTLPLRPPLVRVEPLDGDAPWERACREGWEGVIAKRRDSIYEHKRSKHWLKMKCEVSQDFVVGGFTDPQGKRAGLGALLVGYYDGDDFVFAGRVGTGFDVALLNALREQLDALAVSASPFTRATGLPRAGHWVRPDVVVRAAFIEWTAHGKLRHSRLLGVRPGQVPREVTRVTG; from the coding sequence ATGACCGTTCCCGAGTGGCTCGAGCCAATGGCCGCCACGCTCACGCAAGAGCGATTCAGCGGCGATGCGTGGACCTTCGAACGCAAATTCGACGGCATCCGGCTGATGGCGCACAAGGCCGGTGACGACGTCACGTTGCTCTCGCGCAATCGGCTGACGCATCACCATCCGACGATTGTCGCGGCCATCCGCGCCCTGCCCGCATCGGAGCTCATTCTCGATGGCGAGGCGATGGGGGTCTGGGGAAAGGCCGCGGCGTTCGGGTATCACGTCTTCGACGTGTTGTGGCTCGACGGCCGCGCGGTGACCGGCCTGCCGCTCGATGCACGCCGTGCGCTGCTGGACACGCTCCCGTTGCGGCCCCCGCTTGTTCGCGTCGAACCCCTCGACGGCGATGCGCCGTGGGAGCGCGCGTGTCGCGAAGGGTGGGAGGGGGTGATCGCCAAGCGGCGCGATTCGATCTACGAGCACAAGCGGTCGAAGCACTGGCTCAAGATGAAGTGCGAGGTGTCGCAGGACTTCGTCGTTGGCGGGTTCACCGATCCGCAGGGCAAGCGCGCGGGCCTTGGGGCGCTGCTGGTGGGGTACTACGATGGCGATGACTTCGTTTTTGCCGGCAGGGTCGGCACCGGGTTCGACGTCGCGCTGCTGAACGCCCTGCGCGAGCAGCTCGATGCGCTGGCGGTGAGTGCGTCTCCGTTCACGCGTGCGACCGGCCTTCCGCGTGCCGGTCACTGGGTGCGCCCCGACGTTGTCGTGCGCGCCGCGTTCATCGAATGGACGGCGCACGGCAAGCTGCGGCATTCGCGGCTGCTCGGCGTTCGGCCTGGTCAGGTGCCGCGCGAGGTCACGCGGGTGACGGGATGA
- a CDS encoding YebC/PmpR family DNA-binding transcriptional regulator, with the protein MAGHSKWKQIKHYKAATDAKRGAMFTKLIREITVAAKQGGGDPGGNPRLRTAIDAAKASSMPKDNIERAIKKGTGELEGVDYVEVTYEGFGPGGVALMIHALTDNATRTVAEVRHKLSRGNGNMGATNSVSWMFERKGQLYLDAAKYDEDPTLEAALESGAADFAREDDQFVVSTDPADFHAVRTALEGKGIVATDAEIAWIPKQTVRVEGSDARALIKLIEALEELDDVQKVDANFDMDVAELADA; encoded by the coding sequence ATGGCCGGCCACAGTAAATGGAAGCAGATCAAGCACTACAAGGCAGCCACCGACGCCAAGCGTGGCGCCATGTTCACCAAGCTCATTCGCGAGATCACGGTCGCCGCGAAACAGGGCGGCGGTGACCCTGGCGGCAACCCACGACTCCGCACCGCCATCGACGCCGCCAAGGCCTCGTCCATGCCCAAGGACAACATCGAGCGCGCCATCAAGAAGGGCACCGGCGAACTGGAGGGTGTGGACTACGTCGAGGTGACCTACGAGGGCTTCGGACCGGGCGGAGTCGCTCTCATGATCCATGCGCTCACCGACAACGCCACGCGCACGGTCGCCGAAGTCCGACACAAGCTGTCTCGCGGCAACGGGAACATGGGAGCGACGAACTCCGTGTCCTGGATGTTCGAGCGCAAGGGCCAGCTGTACCTCGACGCGGCGAAATACGACGAAGATCCGACGCTCGAAGCCGCCCTCGAGTCCGGGGCCGCGGACTTTGCCCGCGAGGACGACCAGTTCGTGGTCAGCACCGACCCGGCCGACTTCCACGCCGTCCGAACGGCGCTCGAAGGCAAGGGCATCGTCGCGACCGACGCCGAGATCGCCTGGATCCCGAAGCAGACGGTTCGGGTCGAGGGATCGGACGCGAGGGCGCTGATCAAGCTGATCGAGGCCCTCGAGGAACTCGACGACGTCCAGAAGGTCGACGCGAACTTCGACATGGACGTGGCGGAGCTGGCCGACGCATGA
- the ruvC gene encoding crossover junction endodeoxyribonuclease RuvC — protein MLALGVDPGTAVTGYGLVRLRPGGQMSLVECGVIRTKSRDPLPSRLAGIFDGIVEIIERHRPDALALEDVFYARNVRTTVALGHARGVIMLAGERAGLTVHEFAPAVVKKAVVGAGAASKDQVQFMVTRLLRLQAPPTPSDAADGVAAAITLCMRTRVPTIAALTAAPRARPARLA, from the coding sequence GTGCTCGCGTTAGGCGTCGATCCGGGGACCGCGGTCACCGGATATGGCCTCGTGAGGCTCCGACCCGGCGGGCAGATGTCGCTCGTCGAGTGCGGCGTGATCCGGACGAAATCACGCGACCCTCTCCCCTCCAGGCTCGCCGGGATCTTCGACGGGATCGTGGAGATCATCGAGCGCCACCGGCCCGACGCGCTTGCGCTCGAAGACGTCTTCTACGCGCGCAACGTGCGCACCACGGTCGCGCTCGGCCACGCGCGCGGCGTGATCATGCTCGCCGGTGAGCGCGCCGGGCTCACCGTGCACGAGTTCGCGCCAGCCGTGGTGAAAAAAGCCGTCGTGGGGGCCGGCGCCGCGAGCAAGGATCAGGTCCAGTTCATGGTGACGCGCCTGCTGCGGTTGCAGGCTCCGCCCACGCCGTCGGACGCCGCCGACGGGGTCGCGGCCGCGATCACGCTCTGCATGCGCACGCGCGTCCCGACCATCGCCGCCCTCACCGCGGCGCCGCGGGCACGACCGGCACGCCTCGCCTAG
- the ruvA gene encoding Holliday junction branch migration protein RuvA, translated as MLTIVTGTLLAKDLDHVEVMTAGGVGYELAIPLATYEKLPRVGEKVTLHTHLVVREDEWLLYGFHATFDRRVFRKLLGATGVGPALALGMLSALSSERVVKALREKDVTTLTMVPRVGRKKAEQMILDLAEKLNEVAASTDGGPSRPEGAAADDAIRALVSLGYAAPDAEKAVRKALEALDRPTAPQVIRAALVHVGRK; from the coding sequence GTGCTTACCATCGTCACGGGCACACTGCTCGCGAAGGATCTCGACCACGTCGAAGTCATGACGGCGGGCGGTGTGGGCTACGAACTCGCGATTCCGCTCGCGACCTACGAGAAGCTGCCGCGGGTGGGGGAAAAGGTCACCCTGCACACGCACCTCGTGGTACGCGAGGACGAGTGGCTGCTCTACGGTTTCCACGCGACCTTCGACCGCCGCGTGTTCCGCAAGCTCCTCGGCGCCACCGGCGTGGGGCCAGCGCTCGCCCTTGGCATGCTTTCCGCCCTTAGCTCCGAGCGCGTCGTGAAGGCACTGCGGGAGAAGGACGTGACGACGCTGACCATGGTGCCGCGCGTGGGCCGCAAGAAGGCCGAGCAGATGATCCTCGATCTGGCGGAGAAGCTGAACGAGGTGGCCGCGAGCACTGATGGTGGCCCCTCCCGCCCGGAGGGCGCCGCGGCCGACGACGCGATTCGCGCACTGGTCTCCCTGGGATACGCGGCGCCTGACGCCGAGAAGGCCGTGCGAAAGGCACTGGAGGCGCTCGACCGCCCCACCGCACCCCAGGTCATCCGGGCCGCGCTGGTGCACGTGGGCAGAAAGTAG
- a CDS encoding S8 family serine peptidase, whose product MLSFLTAGALCLGCMDPTTPPSLRLGVPVPTVDLGFSEGCARFQVSFDAGGMPLLEPIYNTAYCQTSQIELIGDSASFVSATGALRIRIRLKNLGTGPLVPRVRLRLNADSVKRFDASGEVVPGASDLLGYQPDSASTSGRQAFWFYDAMLASGQPQMLFPGEETGPRWVEVRGTTWTARVRIKMFAGGPEQAVPATSPDTIPTALITSLDSLAAGGGKYFRSQLLTVLFHDTASQASRQAVLAKVRGYVVGGTKVTATDGWYVVRVPSATTVAALGVVQDSLTGDPRVINAYIWSVNDPDDQSWIKPNDGANWERASWSADAMLSQGANAALERIRAPLAWGCSIGSTSTVIGALDDGFHSPSDLSPNIGSIRQPVIFRDHGTRVASVTAARGNNDSGMTGVMWQAHLLLRSRRQNPLIDTATTVSALNPETAYEENLIRLARQGASIVILTANLQWPGGAPDTVNDANARRVLRNRNLVLGSAINRLRHEGRRPLFVMSAGNDGLDARYGGMVNARSTYPEQVLVVGGLAHGIAAPGQGSAMKGAPKATNRGPFVDVYAPGENIALLDSLGKVTLDAGTSFAAPLVAGVAGLVKSFYPALPDTALKNIILSGATEFVATDAGLRPVLDAYGALRRIAERPGAPLCGNRLWVTGSSIAVQRGQQTQTIAAASGGKVIGLDVLHGGRQINYLTPGVAPGERSVTYSNGSWLQGPQGSFEELSGTARSMDGNSHGLDSSLIAESRGRHADTIAVNLYVAGTPTWQVEFTTPPLLDTLNAIFLTGGFPMVGPKAYLVLSEFDWQSELPVKSAIYRLDLVTHQVDPIGVLANVGVVDVGFAEDNQEKMLRLVSGTSCIIQWSRPTFGSSGPTMLSDSLAPRRSELVPFAGCEFAGWAGRGAGGIAPRVVGPVLAPWRPGTSTVTVRPSWRARSVRGLRLGREARVPPRWQLGQGFPQPAAAVASLDAASDRDDVMPCGWGRSLDTG is encoded by the coding sequence ATGTTGTCGTTCCTTACCGCAGGTGCGCTGTGTCTGGGTTGCATGGATCCGACCACGCCGCCCTCGCTCCGTCTCGGGGTTCCGGTCCCCACCGTTGACCTGGGCTTCAGCGAGGGCTGCGCCCGCTTTCAGGTCAGCTTCGATGCCGGGGGCATGCCCCTTCTCGAGCCGATCTACAACACCGCGTACTGTCAAACAAGTCAGATCGAGCTGATCGGAGACTCGGCGTCGTTCGTGTCCGCGACGGGTGCACTGCGCATTCGCATTCGGCTGAAGAACCTGGGCACCGGGCCACTCGTCCCGCGCGTGAGGCTGCGCCTGAATGCCGACAGTGTGAAGCGCTTTGATGCCTCCGGTGAGGTCGTGCCCGGTGCGTCGGATCTCCTTGGCTATCAGCCCGACTCGGCGAGCACGAGTGGCCGGCAGGCGTTCTGGTTCTACGACGCGATGCTTGCGAGCGGCCAGCCGCAGATGCTCTTCCCTGGCGAGGAGACGGGGCCGAGGTGGGTCGAGGTGCGCGGGACGACATGGACAGCAAGGGTGCGCATCAAGATGTTCGCGGGCGGGCCGGAGCAGGCGGTTCCCGCCACTTCGCCTGACACGATCCCAACCGCTCTGATCACGTCGTTGGACAGTCTGGCCGCCGGCGGCGGGAAGTACTTTCGATCGCAGTTGCTGACGGTGCTCTTTCACGACACCGCTTCGCAGGCATCCCGACAAGCAGTCCTGGCGAAGGTGCGAGGCTACGTCGTTGGCGGCACAAAGGTCACGGCAACGGACGGTTGGTACGTCGTGCGCGTTCCGTCGGCGACTACCGTCGCCGCGCTCGGCGTGGTCCAGGATTCGTTGACCGGCGACCCGCGTGTCATCAATGCCTACATCTGGTCGGTCAACGATCCAGACGACCAGTCGTGGATCAAGCCGAACGACGGCGCAAATTGGGAACGCGCGTCATGGTCGGCGGATGCCATGCTGAGCCAGGGCGCGAATGCAGCCCTTGAGCGTATCCGGGCTCCACTCGCCTGGGGCTGTTCCATTGGGTCCACGTCAACTGTGATAGGTGCGCTCGACGATGGTTTCCACTCGCCGAGCGATCTGTCCCCGAACATTGGATCCATACGGCAGCCGGTCATTTTCAGGGATCACGGCACCAGGGTCGCGAGCGTCACGGCTGCGCGGGGGAACAACGACTCGGGGATGACGGGCGTGATGTGGCAGGCACACCTCCTGCTTCGCTCCCGGCGTCAGAATCCCCTTATCGATACCGCGACGACGGTTTCGGCACTGAACCCTGAGACGGCGTACGAGGAGAACCTCATTCGACTCGCCCGTCAAGGGGCGTCAATTGTCATCCTCACCGCCAATCTTCAATGGCCGGGCGGAGCGCCGGACACGGTCAATGACGCGAACGCCAGGCGGGTGCTTCGGAACAGAAACCTTGTCCTGGGCAGTGCCATAAACCGGCTGCGACATGAGGGGCGACGTCCGCTCTTCGTGATGAGTGCTGGCAATGACGGGTTGGACGCGCGATACGGCGGCATGGTGAATGCGAGGTCCACCTACCCGGAGCAGGTACTCGTGGTCGGTGGACTGGCGCACGGCATCGCGGCTCCAGGGCAGGGCAGTGCCATGAAGGGGGCGCCAAAAGCTACGAATCGCGGTCCGTTCGTCGACGTCTACGCACCCGGCGAGAACATTGCGTTGCTGGACTCGCTTGGGAAAGTCACGTTGGACGCCGGCACCTCCTTCGCTGCGCCGCTTGTCGCGGGCGTGGCCGGACTGGTCAAGTCGTTCTACCCGGCGCTGCCCGACACCGCCCTCAAGAACATCATTCTGAGCGGAGCGACCGAATTCGTCGCGACCGACGCGGGCTTGCGCCCGGTGCTCGACGCCTACGGAGCCCTACGGCGCATCGCGGAACGTCCGGGCGCTCCCCTGTGCGGCAATCGCCTCTGGGTGACCGGCTCCAGCATCGCCGTCCAGCGCGGTCAGCAAACGCAAACGATCGCTGCTGCCTCGGGCGGCAAGGTGATCGGACTGGATGTCCTTCACGGGGGGCGTCAGATCAACTACCTGACGCCAGGCGTGGCGCCCGGCGAACGCTCCGTGACTTACTCAAATGGGTCGTGGCTCCAGGGCCCCCAGGGTTCGTTCGAAGAACTCTCTGGTACGGCGCGATCGATGGACGGGAACTCGCACGGGCTGGACTCCTCGCTGATCGCGGAGAGCCGCGGCCGGCACGCCGATACGATCGCGGTCAACCTGTACGTGGCCGGGACGCCGACGTGGCAGGTCGAGTTCACCACGCCGCCGTTGCTGGACACGTTGAACGCGATCTTCCTGACCGGTGGCTTTCCCATGGTAGGCCCCAAGGCGTACCTCGTCCTGTCCGAGTTTGACTGGCAGTCGGAACTCCCGGTGAAGTCGGCAATATACCGGCTCGACCTCGTGACCCATCAGGTCGATCCGATCGGCGTGTTGGCCAACGTGGGAGTGGTCGACGTCGGGTTCGCCGAGGACAATCAGGAGAAGATGCTCCGACTCGTGAGCGGAACCAGCTGTATCATCCAATGGAGTCGGCCGACGTTTGGGTCTTCGGGTCCGACCATGCTCAGTGACTCGCTGGCGCCTCGCCGAAGCGAGCTGGTGCCGTTCGCCGGTTGCGAATTTGCGGGGTGGGCCGGGCGTGGAGCGGGGGGCATCGCGCCCCGCGTCGTCGGCCCCGTACTCGCGCCGTGGCGGCCCGGGACGTCCACGGTCACCGTGCGGCCGAGTTGGCGAGCGCGATCGGTGCGCGGATTGCGCCTGGGGCGAGAGGCTCGGGTGCCGCCACGTTGGCAGCTCGGGCAAGGGTTCCCCCAGCCCGCGGCGGCCGTTGCCTCGCTCGACGCTGCGAGCGACAGAGACGACGTGATGCCGTGTGGTTGGGGGCGCAGTCTGGACACTGGTTGA
- a CDS encoding aminotransferase class I/II-fold pyridoxal phosphate-dependent enzyme encodes MASTFLNPPSAPAPMPAQRTATFTESVIREMTRVAAQYGAINLAQGFPDFPMPPAMKDAACAAIHGDVNQYAITWGAPALRVAIAEKYHRWYDMTVDPEREITVTCGATEAMASVFMALLDPGDEVIVFEPFYENYGPDAILTGATPRFVQLNWPDWSFDPDELRAAFNDRTKAIIVNTPHNPTGKVFTKEELELIAELCIGNDVWAFTDEIYEHILYAGQHHVLATFPGMRERTVTISGLSKTFSCTGWRLGFAIAPATESVAIRKVHDFLTVGAPAPLQQAGAVGMAFDADYYNHMALAYRSKREILCKALGDAGFRFSAPDGAYYVLADYSGLSDVGDHEFALWLTREAGVATVPGSSFHPPGADVPKYVRFAFCKTPETLHAAAERLRSVPGLEAA; translated from the coding sequence ATGGCGTCGACCTTTCTGAACCCTCCCAGCGCCCCGGCACCGATGCCCGCCCAGCGTACCGCCACGTTCACCGAGTCCGTCATTCGCGAGATGACTCGCGTCGCCGCTCAGTACGGCGCGATCAACCTGGCGCAGGGCTTCCCGGACTTTCCGATGCCGCCGGCCATGAAGGACGCGGCCTGCGCAGCCATCCACGGCGACGTCAACCAATATGCCATCACGTGGGGCGCACCTGCCCTTCGCGTCGCAATCGCCGAGAAGTACCACCGGTGGTACGACATGACAGTGGACCCGGAGCGCGAGATCACGGTCACGTGCGGCGCGACGGAAGCGATGGCCTCGGTCTTCATGGCGCTCCTCGATCCGGGTGACGAAGTCATCGTCTTCGAGCCGTTTTACGAGAACTACGGACCCGATGCGATCCTGACCGGCGCGACGCCGCGCTTCGTGCAGCTCAACTGGCCCGACTGGTCCTTCGACCCCGATGAGCTGCGCGCCGCATTCAACGATCGAACGAAGGCGATCATCGTCAACACACCGCACAACCCCACCGGCAAGGTCTTCACGAAGGAAGAACTCGAGCTGATCGCGGAGTTGTGCATCGGCAACGACGTGTGGGCCTTCACCGACGAGATCTACGAACACATCCTGTACGCGGGTCAGCACCATGTGCTGGCCACGTTCCCGGGAATGCGTGAGCGCACGGTGACGATCTCGGGACTCTCGAAGACGTTCAGCTGCACGGGCTGGCGCCTGGGGTTCGCCATCGCGCCGGCCACGGAGTCGGTTGCCATTCGCAAGGTGCACGACTTCCTCACAGTTGGCGCGCCGGCGCCGCTGCAGCAGGCGGGCGCGGTGGGCATGGCGTTCGACGCCGACTACTACAACCACATGGCGCTCGCCTACCGATCGAAGCGCGAGATCCTCTGCAAGGCGTTAGGCGACGCCGGCTTCCGGTTCTCCGCGCCGGACGGGGCCTACTACGTCCTCGCCGACTACTCCGGTCTGAGCGACGTGGGCGACCACGAGTTCGCGCTGTGGCTCACGCGCGAGGCCGGCGTCGCGACCGTGCCCGGGTCAAGCTTCCACCCGCCGGGCGCTGACGTGCCGAAGTATGTGCGGTTTGCGTTCTGCAAGACACCGGAAACGCTGCACGCGGCCGCAGAGAGGCTACGGAGCGTTCCCGGCCTGGAAGCCGCCTGA